Proteins found in one Brachypodium distachyon strain Bd21 chromosome 5, Brachypodium_distachyon_v3.0, whole genome shotgun sequence genomic segment:
- the LOC100835378 gene encoding uncharacterized protein At5g50100, chloroplastic, which produces MASSLARLGAALQPRARPLAAASRRILLPQGGRWDPAAAASRPASLYACKCQVHSNVKVSPPTSEVKDGGNSSQSWRIKMLYDGDCPLCMREVNMLRERNKSYGAINFVDISSKDYTPKDNQGLDYETAMGRIHAILADGTIVTDVEAFRRLYEEVGLGWVYAVTKYEPVSTIANAVYGVWAKYRMEVTGRPPLEEIFAARRQAGECKDDKACKM; this is translated from the exons ATGGCGAGCTCGCTGGCCCGCCTGGGAGCGGCGCTGCAACCCCGCGCTCGCCCGCTCGCCGCGGCGTCGCGGCGGATTCTGCTGCCACAGGGAGGGCGGTGGGACCCCGCGGCTGCCGCCTCCCGCCCGGCTTCGCTGTACG CTTGCAAATGCCAAGTTCACTCGAACGTGAAGGTGTCCCCACCTACGTCGGAGGTGAAGGATGGGGGAAATTCGTCCCAAAGTTGGAGGATTAAGATGCTCTATGATGGTGATTGCCCGCTCTGTATGCGTGAG GTAAACATGCTGAGGGAAAGAAACAAATCCTATGGAGCTATAAATTTTGTTGACATCAGCTCAAAAGATTATACTCCCAAGGACAATCAAGGTCTTGATTATGAAACT GCCATGGGGAGGATACATGCCATTCTTGCAGATGGAACTATCGTCACAGATGTTGAG GCATTTAGAAGGCTTTACGAGGAAGTGGGACTTGGATGGGTGTATGCTGTTACCAAGTATGAACCT GTGTCTACCATAGCAAATGCAGTATATGGTGTATGGGCCAAATACCGTATGGAAGTTACAGGTCGACCTCCACTGGAGGAAATTTTTGCAGCACGAAGACAAGCG GGCGAATGTAAAGATGATAAAGCATGCAAGATGTGA
- the LOC100835689 gene encoding exocyst complex component EXO70B1-like, with translation MLLSPLRLAELDQRAPVHPQSSSMEGRLATVPELSIAGFTAPCPPRHVYRDLIRSVVVSGRRNRQTLSSSSQSAHTGSSYSSDSGALDSCPPNNSGCFSSSASASAADFFDAYELRKIAHQMAIDGYTQRIVQAFDKASPVPASGYRGGPDRALENWFFELDVDWIVQFHSVHGFQLHLQDKSALWLQDLIEGWVRALSIIVFSMTEVVFATYEMIAVARFGKAIIAKMLVFVDVFLAALRAENLQAMLDMFICISRSSYMFKLLRFPAPSEAEWIFRETSDLLWSQVNRLNEAISSKMEEMRTLMEHDNDDWWAKQIKRGGGEVHRHTRLMVDCIVSMKNARSSIENYAPIDKQPVTLGLLLSNTISYLKDLLSRKSELCSDPSLKYLFLLNNFHFMAQVCEPSNHWELVLTPECEKYMDSYLDASWGHVLSCIPKSNCPGLLRLWSNTPPLARFDSVFRKT, from the coding sequence ATGCTTTTGTCCCCTTTGAGACTCGCGGAGCTTGACCAAAGAGCGCCCGTGCATCCACAAAGTAGCAGCATGGAGGGGCGGCTTGCTACCGTGCCGGAGTTGAGCATCGCCGGCTTCACGGCTCCCTGCCCGCCGCGACACGTCTACCGTGATTTGATCCGGAGCGTCGTCGTGTCCGGACGGCGCAATAGACAGACtctttcgtcgtcgtcgcagtCTGCTCATACCGGATCCAGCTACTCCAGCGACTCTGGTGCTTTGGATTCTTGCCCGCCCAACAACTCCGGCTGCTTCTCCAGTTCAGCGTCGGCCAGCGCGGCGGACTTCTTCGATGCCTACGAGCTCAGGAAGATCGCTCACCAAATGGCCATCGATGGTTACACCCAGCGCATTGTCCAAGCATTCGACAAAGCATCTCCTGTGCCAGCATCCGGATACCGTGGCGGCCCGGACCGTGCTCTGGAGAATTGGTTCTTCGAGCTTGACGTGGACTGGATTGTCCAGTTCCACAGCGTGCATGGCTTCCAGCTCCACCTCCAAGACAAGTCGGCGTTGTGGCTTCAAGACTTGATCGAGGGGTGGGTCAGGGCTCTCAGCATAATTGTCTTCAGCATGACAGAGGTGGTCTTTGCCACCTATGAGATGATAGCGGTCGCACGGTTTGGCAAAGCAATCATCGCCAAGATGCTCGTCTTCGTCGACGTCTTCCTCGCTGCTCTCAGGGCAGAGAATCTACAGGCCATGCTAGACATGTTTATCTGCATCTCCCGTTCATCCTACATGTTTAAGCTGTTACGGTTCCCCGCCCCTTCGGAAGCCGAATGGATATTCAGGGAGACAAGCGACTTGTTGTGGAGCCAAGTGAACAGGCTAAACGAGGCGATATCCAgcaagatggaggagatgAGGACGCTCATGGAGCACGACAATGACGACTGGTGGGCTAAACAAATcaagcgaggaggaggcgaagtTCACAGGCACACCCGGTTGATGGTGGATTGCATCGTCTCCATGAAGAATGCGCGGTCTTCCATTGAAAACTATGCACCGATCGACAAACAGCCCGTAACCCTTGGTCTCCTGTTAAGCAACACGATCAGCTATCTGAAGGATCTGCTCTCAAGAAAATCGGAGCTGTGCTCGGATCCAAGCCTCAAGTACCTGTTCCTGCTCAACAATTTCCATTTCATGGCGCAGGTTTGTGAGCCATCAAACCACTGGGAGCTCGTTCTTACACCTGAATGTGAGAAGTACATGGATAGCTATCTTGATGCTTCATGGGGGCATGTGCTGTCCTGCATTCCGAAATCGAATTGTCCTGGACTGCTCCGTCTTTGGTCGAACACCCCTCCACTGGCTAGATTCGATTCGGTGTTTCGTAAGACATAA
- the LOC104585461 gene encoding uncharacterized protein LOC104585461 isoform X2, producing the protein MKHHIQRGCPNPSVRPEPGHCTITQSISCSPSKPLFHCMKSFPKLRSVTSPSMSSRGSGNWCVDPAPGSCTCQSSSSRGSGKYSGVSRHCTSHGFLPASVSSSVVHPSAIMAGHLAAVPEESTNGFTAPHTPRNVYRKLIQGVVASGGHFRSTLFSHSSHNGSSSSSHNGSSYSSQPGSNYSGCSSAMAADVKNREILTADLGAQELTEIAHRMVSDGYTQSMVRAYSGGLDHVLESWFFELDVDWVLRIARARGSWFKDMPAPFQVYSAEMWIRALTIIAASMKEVVVTVHETSAVTRLCKASISAMLVFVDAVVSDIKKKPKALSTRLVSHWREKETG; encoded by the exons ATGAAACATCACATCCAGCGGGGCTGCCCCAACCCAAGTGTCAGACCAGAACCGGGCCACTGTACCATCACCCAAAGTATAAGCTGCTCCCCATCTAAACCACTCTTTCACTGCATGAAGTCCTTCCCAAAACTGAGAAGTGTGACATCTCCGTCAATGTCGTCACGCGGATCCGGGAATTGGTGTGTTGACCCGGCACCAGGGTCCTGCACTTGtcagtcgtcgtcgtcacgCGGTTCCGGCAAATATTCCGGTGTCTCTCGGCACTGCACTTCCCACGGTTTTCTCCCAGCGTCAGTCTCATCGAGTGTCGTCCATCCATCCGCGATCATGGCCGGGCACCTTGCTGCAGTGCCGGAGGAGAGCACCAACGGCTTCACGGCTCCCCACACGCCGCGCAACGTCTACCGCAAGTTGATCCAGGGAGTTGTCGCGTCCGGAGGGCACTTCAGATCGACTCTCTTCTCCCACTCGAGTCACAATGGATCCAGCAGCTCCAGCCATAACGGATCCAGCTACTCCAGTCAACCTGGATCCAACTACTCCGgctgctcctccgccatgGCAGCGGATGTTAAGAACAGAGAGATCCTGACAGCGGACTTGGGCGCCCAGGAGCTTACGGAGATCGCTCACCGGATGGTCAGCGACGGGTACACCCAGAGCATGGTCAGAGCATACAGTGGTGGCCTGGACCATGTGCTGGAGAGTTGGTTCTTCGAGCTCGACGTGGACTGGGTTCTCCGAATCGCCAGGGCCCGTGGCTCATGGTTCAAAGACATGCCGGCACCATTTCAAGTATATTCTGCCGAGATGTGGATCCGAGCCCTCACCATAATTGCTGCCAGTATGAAAGAGGTGGTTGTCACTGTCCACGAGACATCTGCGGTTACACGGCTTTGCAAAGCTAGCATCTCGGCAATGCTCGTATTCGTCGACGCCGTTGTCTCAGATATCAAG AAGAAGCCGAAAGCACTTTCAACGAGATTGGTGTCTCATTGGAGGGAGAAGGAAACAGGTTAA
- the LOC104585461 gene encoding exocyst complex component EXO70A1 isoform X1, translating into MKHHIQRGCPNPSVRPEPGHCTITQSISCSPSKPLFHCMKSFPKLRSVTSPSMSSRGSGNWCVDPAPGSCTCQSSSSRGSGKYSGVSRHCTSHGFLPASVSSSVVHPSAIMAGHLAAVPEESTNGFTAPHTPRNVYRKLIQGVVASGGHFRSTLFSHSSHNGSSSSSHNGSSYSSQPGSNYSGCSSAMAADVKNREILTADLGAQELTEIAHRMVSDGYTQSMVRAYSGGLDHVLESWFFELDVDWVLRIARARGSWFKDMPAPFQVYSAEMWIRALTIIAASMKEVVVTVHETSAVTRLCKASISAMLVFVDAVVSDIKVEKLGVVLDMFVCVSGLSHLFTPVVISTEEAESTFNEIGVSLEGEGNRLKEAIFSTMEEDDYLWAIGIPQGKGEVHRNTCLMVNCIISMVKAQGSAQKSAWSHDIKSISDLIDDSVHYLKDLLLRKSELCSEPSLRYMFLLNNSYFVALLVEPWSRCELGPTPECEKYMNSYLDVSWGPVQSRIPHMPKTAFIDGHLDGNLDDSRGRGQMLFCIPKKVFDGPLQRWKNTSPLAKFKSAFHKTYRSQKFWKVPNPQLRDTLRKAIIERVITGYRNYLEEHPELEKHVSGGSSSPDVLEEMLGELFEG; encoded by the coding sequence ATGAAACATCACATCCAGCGGGGCTGCCCCAACCCAAGTGTCAGACCAGAACCGGGCCACTGTACCATCACCCAAAGTATAAGCTGCTCCCCATCTAAACCACTCTTTCACTGCATGAAGTCCTTCCCAAAACTGAGAAGTGTGACATCTCCGTCAATGTCGTCACGCGGATCCGGGAATTGGTGTGTTGACCCGGCACCAGGGTCCTGCACTTGtcagtcgtcgtcgtcacgCGGTTCCGGCAAATATTCCGGTGTCTCTCGGCACTGCACTTCCCACGGTTTTCTCCCAGCGTCAGTCTCATCGAGTGTCGTCCATCCATCCGCGATCATGGCCGGGCACCTTGCTGCAGTGCCGGAGGAGAGCACCAACGGCTTCACGGCTCCCCACACGCCGCGCAACGTCTACCGCAAGTTGATCCAGGGAGTTGTCGCGTCCGGAGGGCACTTCAGATCGACTCTCTTCTCCCACTCGAGTCACAATGGATCCAGCAGCTCCAGCCATAACGGATCCAGCTACTCCAGTCAACCTGGATCCAACTACTCCGgctgctcctccgccatgGCAGCGGATGTTAAGAACAGAGAGATCCTGACAGCGGACTTGGGCGCCCAGGAGCTTACGGAGATCGCTCACCGGATGGTCAGCGACGGGTACACCCAGAGCATGGTCAGAGCATACAGTGGTGGCCTGGACCATGTGCTGGAGAGTTGGTTCTTCGAGCTCGACGTGGACTGGGTTCTCCGAATCGCCAGGGCCCGTGGCTCATGGTTCAAAGACATGCCGGCACCATTTCAAGTATATTCTGCCGAGATGTGGATCCGAGCCCTCACCATAATTGCTGCCAGTATGAAAGAGGTGGTTGTCACTGTCCACGAGACATCTGCGGTTACACGGCTTTGCAAAGCTAGCATCTCGGCAATGCTCGTATTCGTCGACGCCGTTGTCTCAGATATCAAGGTAGAGAAGCTGGGGGTCGTGCTAGACATGTTTGTATGTGTCTCCGGTTTATCACACTTGTTTACGCCGGTTGTGATTTCTACAGAAGAAGCCGAAAGCACTTTCAACGAGATTGGTGTCTCATTGGAGGGAGAAGGAAACAGGTTAAAAGAGGCCATATTCAGCACGATGGAGGAGGACGATTACTTGTGGGCCATTGGGATCCCCCAGGGAAAAGGCGAGGTTCACAGGAACACTTGTTTGATGGTGAATTGCATCATATCCATGGTTAAAGCACAAGGTTCGGCACAGAAGTCCGCATGGAGCCACGACATCAAAAGCATTAGTGACCTGATAGATGATTCCGTCCATTATCTGAAGGATCTGCTCTTGAGAAAATCGGAGCTATGCTCAGAGCCAAGCCTGAGGTACATGTTCCTGCTCAACAATTCCTATTTTGTAGCACTGCTGGTTGAGCCATGGTCTAGATGCGAGTTGGGACCTACTCCTGAATGTGAAAAGTACATGAATAGCTATCTCGATGTTTCTTGGGGACCTGTGCAGTCCCGCATACCCCACATGCCGAAAACGGCTTTCATTGATGGACATCTCGATGGCAATCTTGATGATTCTCGGGGTCGAGGACAGATGTTGTTTTGCATACCCAAGAAGGTTTTCGATGGCCCGCTCCAACGTTGGAAGAATACCTCTCCACTGGCTAAATTCAAGTCTGCGTTTCACAAAACATACCGGTCCCAGAAGTTTTGGAAGGTTCCAAACCCTCAGCTCAGAGATACGCTGCGGAAAGCTATCATAGAGAGAGTTATCACAGGTTACCGCAACTACTTGGAGGAGCATCCGGAGCTAGAGAAACATGTGAGCGGCGGAAGCAGCAGTCCCGACGTCTTGGAGGAGATGTTGGGAGAGCTATTTGAAGGGTGA
- the LOC100830267 gene encoding uncharacterized protein LOC100830267, with product MAGRLAAVPESSTALSCCFAPSCPRPPEPTNLYRDLIRSRWHIRPSIFSLPGQSGSSYCSSSGSGATSNCSSYPSNNSGVSSSSLSAAAAAGFGVQELTKVARQMASDGYTKRMVLEFEYGDDPDRVLKDWFCDLEVDWVLQTRNEHGLQLQRQRQLDGSKSASRLQGLAQRWVPALTVIFVSVTELVIGVQKTLPTARFAKASISAMLVFVDTVVSVMDTEKLGPVLDMFVCVCSASHLFTPVVSSPEAQSIFYEIGASLEGARNRLNEAIFSTAEEVRTLMENDDSWAIGIQRGGGELHRNTRLMVNCIMAMVEVQALSRKYAGSYDNGRNIGHLIDDSVRYLKDLLLRKSELCSEPSLRLPQLSEGAPGARKTR from the exons ATGGCGGGGCGGCTTGCTGCCGTGCCGGAGTCGAGCAcggccttgagctgctgcTTCGCGCCCTCCTGCCCGCGGCCGCCCGAGCCCACCAACCTCTACCGCGACTTGATCCGGTCCCGATGGCACATCAGACCGTCCATCTTCTCCCTGCCCGGCCAAAGTGGATCCAGCtactgcagcagcagcggatcGGGTGCTACTTCGAATTGTTCTTCTTACCCGTCAAACAACTCTGGCGTCTCCTCCAGTTCGCTGTccgccgcagcagcggcaggcTTCGGCGTCCAAGAGCTGACGAAGGTCGCTCGCCAAATGGCCAGCGACGGTTACACCAAGCGCATGGTCCTAGAATTCGAATACGGCGATGACCCGGACCGTGTCCTCAAGGATTGGTTCTGCGACCTCGAGGTCGACTGGGTTCTCCAAACCCGCAACGAGCATGGCTTGCAGTTACAGCGGCAGCGCCAGCTCGATGGCAGCAAGTCGGCGTCACGGCTCCAAGGCTTGGCCCAGAGGTGGGTCCCAGCTCTTACTGTAATATTTGTCAGTGTCACAGAGTTGGTCATCGGCGTCCAAAAGACGCTGCCGACTGCACGGTTTGCCAAAGCGAGTATCTCGGCGATGCTCGTGTTCGTCGACACTGTCGTCTCTGTTATGGATACGGAGAAGCTAGGGCCCGTGCTAGACATGTTTGTGTGCGTTTGCAGCGCATCACACTTGTTTACGCCTGTCGTGAGCTCTCCGGAAGCTCAGAGCATTTTTTATGAGATAGGCGCGTCACTGGAGGGAGCACGGAACAGGTTAAACGAGGCCATATTCAGTACGGCTGAGGAGGTGAGGACGCTCATGGAGAACGATGACTCGTGGGCTATCGGGATTCAgcgaggcggaggcgagcTTCACAGGAACACCCGGCTGATGGTGAATTGCATCATGGCCATGGTTGAAGTACAGGCTTTGTCACGGAAGTACGCAGGGAGCTACGACAACGGAAGAAATATTGGTCACCTGATAGATGATTCCGTCCGTTATCTGAAGGATCTGCTCTTGAGAAAATCGGAGCTATGCTCGGAGCCAAGCCTGAG GTTACCGCAGCTATCTGAAGGAGCGCCCGGAGCTAGAAAAACACGTTAG
- the LOC100836303 gene encoding ubiquinol oxidase 4, chloroplastic/chromoplastic, producing MAVASVSASASHLPAALSSNPSPRSPPSFLPTPLRAGRLSAATGGLGLSPAVLLLTRKNGRRFPLGATARTQREKAELETDVAAVEESFPVRETGAPEGAADNDDDGALPPAEDVGWVVRLEQSFNIFLTDSIITILDGLYGDRNYARFFVLETIARVPYFAFISVLHMYETFGWWRRADYIKVHFAESMNEFHHLLIMEELGGNSELVDRFLARFSAFFYYFMTVAMYMLSPRMAYHFSECVERHAYSTYDKFLKLNGEELKKLPAPEAAINYYMNEDLYLFDEFQTSRVPCSRRPKVDNLYDVFVNIRDDEAEHCKTMKACQTHGNLRSPHSMERRVDETDAECVVPENDCEGIMDCVKKSLTSED from the exons atggcggtcgcctccgtctccgcctccgcgTCCCATCTCCCCGCGGCGCTCTCCTCCAACCCGTCTCCGCGTTCTCcgccctccttcctccccacCCCTctccgcgccggccgcctcagcgccgccaccggcggcctcggcctcagccccgccgtcctcctcctcactAG GAAGAACGGTAGGAGGTTCCCCTTgggggcgacggcgaggacgcAGCGGGAGAAGGCGGAGCTGGAGACCGATGTGGCGGCCGTCGAGGAGTCGTTCCCCGTCAGGGAGACGGGCGCTCCGGAAGGCGCCGCCGACAACGACGATGACGGCGCGCTGCCCCCCGCGGAGGACGTTGGCTGGGTCGTCAGGCTCGAGCAGTCCTTCAACATTTTCCTCACG GATTCCATCATCACGATACTCGATGGATTGTACGGCGACCGCAACTATGCCAGGTTCTTCGTGCTGGAGACCATCGCTAGGGTGCCGTATTTCG CGTTTATATCGGTGCTTCATATGTACGAGACCTTTGGCTGGTGGAGAAGAGCTGATTATATCAAAGTGCACTTTGCTGAAAGCATGAATGAGTTCCATCACCTCTTAATCATGGAA GAACTGGGTGGCAACTCTGAATTGGTTGATCGCTTCCTTGCGCGGTTTAGTGCCTTCTTTTACTACTTCATGACTGTTGCTATGTACATGCTGAGCCCAAGGATGGCAT ATCACTTTTCTGAATGTGTTGAGAGGCATGCGTACTCAACTTATGACAAGTTTCTGAAGCTCAATGGAG AGGAGTTGAAAAAACTACCAGCTCCAGAGGCGGCTATAAACTATTACATGAATGAGGATCTTTACTTATTTG ATGAGTTTCAAACATCAAGAGTCCCATGTTCTAGGAGGCCTAAAGTTG ATAACCTGTATGATGTATTTGTCAACATACGAGACGATGAGGCGGAGCATTGCAAGACGATGAAGGCCTGTCAAACACATGGAAATCTTCGCTCTCCTCACTCCATGGAGAGACGCGTAGACGAAACCGATGCAGAATGTGTAGTACCGGAAAATGATTGTGAAGGCATCATGGATTGTGTCAAAAAGTCCCTGACAAGTGAAGATTGA